A stretch of Microbacterium sp. 4R-513 DNA encodes these proteins:
- a CDS encoding 3'-5' exonuclease: MQEPLAMFRRPEWTRVVGVFDLETTGVDVTRDRIVTAHVGVLDAAGSVLTAHDWLADPGVPIPEGASAIHGVSTEYARAHGRPAPEVVQEVVDALRGIMDAGIPVVAYNAPYDFSLLKHEALRHGVEPILSPSPVIDPLVVDKAYDRWRRGKRTLTVVAQHYAVRLDAAHEASADAIAAGRVAQALAERFAPWLPASAHELHTRQIGWARAQAASLTDYFIQIGRLDPTERLDGDWPIR; encoded by the coding sequence ATGCAGGAGCCCCTCGCCATGTTCCGAAGGCCCGAGTGGACGCGGGTCGTGGGAGTGTTCGACCTCGAGACCACCGGCGTCGACGTGACACGCGATCGCATCGTGACCGCTCATGTAGGGGTCCTGGATGCGGCAGGCTCGGTGCTCACGGCGCACGACTGGCTCGCCGATCCCGGCGTGCCGATCCCCGAGGGTGCCTCTGCAATTCACGGCGTCTCCACCGAGTACGCCCGTGCCCATGGTCGGCCGGCGCCCGAGGTCGTGCAGGAGGTGGTCGACGCCCTCCGCGGGATCATGGATGCCGGCATCCCCGTCGTCGCCTACAACGCGCCGTACGACTTCTCGCTGCTCAAGCACGAGGCGCTGCGGCACGGCGTCGAGCCGATCCTGTCGCCCTCCCCCGTCATCGACCCGCTCGTCGTCGACAAGGCCTATGACCGCTGGCGGCGCGGGAAGCGGACGCTCACGGTGGTGGCGCAGCACTATGCCGTACGACTGGATGCCGCCCACGAGGCCTCCGCCGACGCCATTGCGGCCGGTCGGGTCGCGCAGGCGCTCGCGGAGCGGTTCGCACCCTGGCTCCCCGCGTCCGCGCACGAGCTGCACACGCGCCAGATCGGCTGGGCCCGGGCTCAGGCCGCGAGCCTCACCGATTACTTCATCCAGATCGGGCGGCTCGACCCGACCGAGCGGCTGGACGGAGACTGGCCCATCCGCTGA
- a CDS encoding type B 50S ribosomal protein L31 — protein MKTDIHPEYQAVVFRDLGSGETFLTRSTVTSDKTVELDGVEYPVIDVEISSASHPFYTGKQRIMDSAGRVEKFNQRFKNFGSK, from the coding sequence ATGAAGACTGACATCCACCCCGAGTACCAGGCCGTCGTTTTCCGCGACCTCGGCTCCGGTGAGACGTTCCTCACGCGTTCGACCGTCACGAGCGACAAGACCGTCGAGCTCGACGGTGTCGAGTACCCCGTCATCGACGTCGAGATCTCGTCCGCCTCCCACCCGTTCTACACGGGCAAGCAGCGCATCATGGACTCGGCCGGTCGCGTCGAGAAGTTCAACCAGCGCTTCAAGAACTTCGGCTCCAAGTAA
- a CDS encoding ABC transporter ATP-binding protein, whose product MPQVLSFSDVVVRRNARDIVDHLNWSVNDDERWVVLGPNGAGKTTLLQLADTLMHPTGGVVTILGERLGRTDVFELRPRIGFASSAMAKRVPPEETVLNVVLTAAFSVLGRWNEAYEDIDERRALRVLAEWKLDHLADRTFGTLSDGEQKRVQIARAVMTDPELLLLDEPTASLDLGAREELLTLLGGYAQAPTTPAMIMVTHHVEEIPVGFTHVLLLRDGQVVAAGPIGETLTAENLTTAFGLPIALTSEDGRHAARAASGS is encoded by the coding sequence ATGCCGCAGGTCCTCTCGTTCTCCGACGTCGTCGTCCGCAGGAACGCAAGGGACATCGTCGACCACTTGAACTGGTCGGTGAACGATGACGAGCGGTGGGTCGTCCTCGGCCCGAACGGCGCCGGCAAGACGACGCTCCTGCAGCTGGCCGACACCCTCATGCACCCGACCGGCGGTGTCGTCACCATCCTGGGCGAGCGACTCGGCCGCACCGACGTCTTCGAGCTCCGCCCGCGCATCGGCTTCGCGTCGTCGGCGATGGCCAAGCGCGTTCCGCCCGAGGAGACCGTCCTCAACGTCGTGCTCACGGCTGCGTTCTCGGTGCTCGGTCGCTGGAACGAGGCCTACGAGGACATCGACGAGCGGCGCGCGCTGCGCGTCCTCGCCGAATGGAAGCTCGACCACCTCGCCGACCGCACGTTCGGCACGCTGTCCGACGGCGAGCAGAAGCGCGTGCAGATCGCGCGAGCCGTCATGACCGACCCCGAGCTTCTGCTCCTCGACGAGCCGACCGCGAGCCTCGACCTCGGGGCGCGCGAGGAGCTGCTGACGCTTCTCGGCGGCTACGCGCAGGCGCCGACGACTCCCGCGATGATCATGGTCACGCACCACGTCGAGGAGATCCCCGTCGGCTTCACGCACGTCCTGCTGCTGCGCGACGGCCAGGTGGTCGCCGCCGGCCCGATCGGCGAGACGCTCACCGCCGAGAACCTGACGACGGCCTTCGGCCTCCCGATCGCGCTGACGTCGGAGGACGGCCGCCACGCCGCGCGCGCGGCCTCCGGCTCCTGA
- the glgA gene encoding glycogen synthase produces the protein MRVDIVTKEYPPEIYGGAGVHVTELVKALRESIDVQVRAFGAEREEAGTTAYGVPQELSTANAAIQTLGTDLEIVTDVAGADVVHSHTWYANFAGHLASLLHGIPHIVTAHSLEPLRPWKAEQLGGGYAVSSYIEKTAYEGAAAIVAVSEGMRGDILRSYPSLDPAKVRVIYNGIDVEAWHPVEDAELLAQLGVDAAKPSIVFVGRITRQKGLPYLLRAAEQLPPDVQLVLCAGAPDTPHIMAEVEELVRGLQESREGVVWIDRLLSRHELCTLLSAATTFVCPSVYEPLGIVNLEAMACGAAVVGTATGGIPEVVADGVTGRLVPIEQVQDGTGTPTDPEKFVDDLARVLTEVVTDPERAAGYGRAGRERAANDFSWAAIADTTRALYEEVSGAAR, from the coding sequence ATGCGCGTGGACATCGTCACGAAGGAGTACCCGCCCGAGATCTACGGCGGTGCGGGGGTGCACGTGACGGAGCTCGTCAAAGCGCTCCGGGAATCGATCGACGTGCAGGTCCGGGCCTTCGGCGCCGAGCGCGAAGAGGCCGGGACGACCGCCTACGGCGTGCCGCAGGAGCTGTCGACCGCGAACGCCGCGATCCAGACGCTGGGCACGGATCTCGAGATCGTGACGGATGTCGCGGGCGCCGACGTCGTGCACTCCCACACCTGGTACGCGAACTTCGCAGGTCATCTCGCGTCGCTCCTGCACGGCATCCCGCACATCGTCACAGCGCACAGCCTCGAGCCGCTGCGTCCGTGGAAGGCCGAGCAGCTCGGGGGCGGGTACGCCGTCTCGAGCTACATCGAGAAGACCGCCTACGAGGGCGCGGCCGCGATCGTCGCGGTGAGCGAGGGCATGCGCGGGGACATCCTCCGCAGCTACCCGTCGCTCGATCCGGCCAAGGTCCGCGTCATCTACAACGGCATCGACGTCGAGGCGTGGCATCCCGTCGAGGATGCCGAGCTGCTCGCGCAGCTCGGCGTCGACGCCGCGAAGCCGTCGATCGTCTTCGTCGGCCGCATCACGCGTCAGAAGGGCCTGCCGTACCTCCTGCGCGCCGCCGAGCAGCTGCCGCCCGACGTGCAGCTGGTGCTGTGCGCGGGCGCGCCCGACACGCCCCACATCATGGCTGAGGTCGAGGAGCTCGTGCGGGGCCTGCAGGAGTCCCGTGAGGGCGTGGTGTGGATCGACCGGCTGCTCTCGCGGCACGAGCTGTGCACACTGCTCAGCGCGGCCACGACCTTCGTCTGCCCCTCGGTGTACGAGCCCCTTGGGATCGTCAACCTCGAGGCCATGGCGTGCGGAGCCGCTGTCGTGGGGACCGCGACGGGCGGCATCCCCGAGGTGGTCGCCGACGGAGTGACCGGGCGGCTCGTGCCCATCGAGCAGGTGCAGGACGGCACCGGCACGCCGACCGACCCCGAGAAGTTCGTGGACGATCTCGCCCGCGTCCTGACCGAGGTCGTGACCGATCCGGAGCGGGCCGCCGGCTACGGCAGGGCCGGGCGGGAGCGCGCGGCGAACGACTTCAGCTGGGCCGCGATCGCCGATACGACGCGGGCGCTGTACGAAGAGGTGAGCGGCGCGGCCCGATAG
- a CDS encoding glucose-1-phosphate adenylyltransferase has translation MPAAPKVFGIILAGGEGKRLMPLTADRAKPAVPFGGQYRLIDFAISNLINSGLRQVVVLTQYKSHSLDRHISQTWRMSALLDSYVTSVPAQQRLGKRWFSGSADAILQSLNLINDEKPDIVVVIGADHVYRMDFRQMLAAHIESGAQATVAGIRQPISLANQFGVIDVAKDGGVRINEFLEKPQNPTGLADSPHEVLASMGNYIFDADALIDAVEADGELPTSNHDMGGDIVPYFVGRGEAGVYDMKRNDVPGSTDRDRDYWRDVGTIESFFDAHQDLISTLPIFNLYNMQWPIHSQTVNSPPAKFVRDSVGRMGNAIDSIVSLGSVLSGTHLERSVVGPWTLSGGGATITDSVLFDHVQVGAGARVHRAILDKNVVLADGATVGVDRERDLSRGFTVTDSGITVVGKGVLIER, from the coding sequence ATGCCAGCAGCCCCCAAGGTGTTCGGAATCATCCTCGCCGGTGGCGAGGGAAAGCGACTGATGCCCCTGACGGCTGACCGGGCGAAGCCCGCGGTGCCGTTCGGCGGGCAGTACCGTCTCATCGACTTCGCGATCTCGAACCTCATCAACTCCGGTCTCCGACAGGTCGTCGTCCTGACGCAGTACAAGTCGCACAGCCTCGATCGCCACATCTCGCAGACGTGGCGGATGTCGGCCCTGCTCGACTCGTACGTGACATCCGTTCCCGCGCAGCAGCGGCTCGGCAAGCGGTGGTTCTCGGGCTCCGCGGACGCGATCCTGCAGAGCCTCAATCTCATCAACGACGAGAAGCCCGACATCGTCGTCGTCATCGGCGCGGATCACGTCTACCGTATGGACTTCCGGCAGATGCTCGCGGCCCACATCGAGTCCGGCGCGCAGGCGACGGTCGCCGGCATCCGTCAGCCCATCTCACTGGCCAACCAGTTCGGCGTCATAGACGTCGCCAAGGACGGCGGCGTGCGGATCAACGAGTTCCTCGAGAAGCCGCAGAACCCGACGGGGCTCGCCGACTCGCCGCACGAGGTGCTCGCCTCGATGGGCAACTACATCTTCGACGCCGATGCGCTCATCGACGCCGTCGAGGCGGACGGCGAGCTGCCCACCTCGAACCACGACATGGGCGGCGACATCGTCCCCTATTTCGTCGGCCGCGGCGAAGCGGGCGTCTACGACATGAAGCGCAACGACGTGCCCGGGTCGACCGACCGCGACCGCGACTACTGGCGCGACGTGGGAACCATCGAGTCGTTCTTCGACGCCCACCAGGACCTCATCTCGACGCTCCCGATCTTCAACCTCTACAACATGCAGTGGCCCATCCACTCGCAGACGGTCAACTCCCCGCCGGCGAAGTTCGTTCGGGACTCGGTCGGGCGCATGGGCAACGCGATCGACTCGATCGTGTCGCTCGGGTCGGTGCTCTCCGGCACGCATCTCGAGCGCAGCGTCGTGGGGCCGTGGACGCTCTCGGGCGGCGGCGCCACGATCACCGACTCCGTCCTGTTCGATCACGTGCAAGTCGGAGCGGGGGCGCGTGTGCACCGGGCGATCCTCGACAAGAACGTCGTGCTCGCCGATGGGGCGACGGTCGGGGTCGACCGCGAGCGGGACCTGTCCCGCGGCTTCACGGTGACCGACAGCGGGATCACGGTCGTCGGCAAGGGCGTTCTCATCGAGCGCTGA
- the serB gene encoding phosphoserine phosphatase SerB, translating to MPRPAATVEGVPAPSTRFLVVLDADSTLIRNEVIELIADEAGRGAEVTAATEAAMRGEVDFATSLRSRVLALEGVPVSSFAHVLSRIEPTPGVRELIDAVHERGGRVGVVSGGFHEILDTIAPELGVDVWRANRLAVSDGRLSGLVDGEIVDAEGKALALSEWAHDGGVALSRTIAIGDGANDLRMMAVAGLGIAFNAKPAVRERADIVVGPVDLREVIPLLP from the coding sequence ATGCCGCGGCCCGCCGCTACGGTGGAAGGCGTGCCCGCGCCATCCACCCGCTTCCTCGTCGTGCTCGACGCCGACTCGACCCTCATCCGCAACGAGGTCATCGAGCTCATCGCAGACGAGGCCGGGCGGGGCGCGGAGGTGACGGCGGCGACCGAGGCCGCCATGCGCGGAGAGGTCGACTTCGCCACGAGCCTGCGCTCGCGGGTGCTGGCGCTCGAGGGCGTCCCGGTCTCGTCCTTCGCGCACGTGCTCTCGCGGATCGAGCCGACGCCCGGCGTGCGGGAGCTCATCGATGCGGTCCATGAGCGCGGGGGCCGCGTGGGCGTCGTATCGGGCGGCTTCCACGAGATCCTCGACACGATCGCCCCCGAGCTCGGCGTGGACGTGTGGCGCGCGAATCGTCTCGCGGTGAGCGACGGCCGGCTCTCCGGCCTGGTCGACGGTGAGATCGTGGATGCCGAGGGCAAAGCGCTCGCGCTGAGCGAATGGGCGCATGACGGCGGCGTCGCCCTGTCGCGCACGATCGCGATCGGCGACGGCGCCAACGACCTGCGGATGATGGCGGTCGCCGGGCTCGGGATCGCCTTCAACGCGAAGCCCGCCGTGCGCGAGCGGGCCGACATCGTGGTGGGGCCCGTCGACCTGCGCGAGGTCATCCCGCTCCTCCCGTGA
- a CDS encoding alpha/beta hydrolase, protein MDIILVPGLWLDASSWDGVTPALEAAGHRVHPLTMPGVGASGEESSDIGINDWVDAVVEQIDAVDAPVVLVGHSGGGNVVWGAAGARPDRVARVILLDTFTPTDGGSIWEFPIVDGVVPFPGWDSFEDAEIGDLDDQTRRDVAGRVKSVPAQVPTDSVRLGDERRRGVPVTMLAGSMTGSQVRELIADPPPWAAELAALEDLEIVDLHSGHWPQFSKPDVVASAILEAVDR, encoded by the coding sequence ATGGACATCATCCTGGTTCCCGGTCTCTGGCTCGACGCATCGTCCTGGGACGGCGTCACCCCCGCTCTCGAAGCGGCGGGGCATCGCGTGCATCCGCTCACGATGCCCGGCGTCGGAGCGTCCGGCGAGGAGTCTTCCGACATAGGCATCAACGACTGGGTCGACGCGGTCGTCGAGCAGATCGATGCGGTCGACGCGCCGGTCGTCCTCGTGGGGCATTCGGGCGGCGGCAACGTCGTGTGGGGTGCGGCGGGTGCGCGCCCCGACCGCGTGGCGCGCGTCATCCTGCTCGACACGTTCACGCCGACCGACGGCGGGTCGATCTGGGAGTTCCCGATCGTCGACGGCGTCGTGCCCTTCCCCGGCTGGGACTCGTTCGAAGACGCCGAGATCGGCGACCTCGACGATCAGACCCGCAGAGATGTCGCGGGTCGCGTGAAGTCCGTGCCGGCGCAGGTGCCGACCGACAGCGTGCGGCTCGGCGACGAGCGGCGGCGCGGCGTGCCCGTGACGATGCTGGCGGGGTCGATGACCGGGTCCCAGGTCCGGGAGCTCATCGCCGACCCGCCGCCCTGGGCAGCGGAGCTCGCCGCTCTCGAGGACCTCGAGATCGTCGACCTCCACTCCGGGCACTGGCCGCAGTTCTCCAAGCCCGACGTGGTCGCGTCCGCGATCCTCGAAGCCGTCGACCGCTGA
- the fabG gene encoding 3-oxoacyl-ACP reductase FabG, whose translation MSTDRVVLVTGGNRGIGRAIAERFVAEGYKVAVTARSGEGPEGTLTVRADVTDAAAVDAAFTEVEASLGPIGIVVANAGVTKDTLLLRMTEDDFDSVVATNLGGAFRVVKRASKGMLRARWGRVILISSVVGLYGSPGQINYASSKAGLVGFARSLTRELGGRGITANVVAPGFIETDMTAALPDETQAEYKSNIPAGRFATPDEVAGVVTWIASDDAAYISGAVIPVDGGLGMGH comes from the coding sequence ATGTCCACTGATCGCGTCGTCCTCGTCACCGGTGGGAACCGCGGCATCGGCCGCGCGATCGCCGAACGCTTCGTCGCCGAAGGGTACAAGGTCGCCGTGACCGCCCGCTCGGGCGAGGGCCCCGAGGGAACGCTGACGGTCCGGGCGGATGTGACGGATGCCGCGGCCGTCGATGCGGCGTTCACCGAGGTCGAGGCATCCCTCGGTCCGATCGGGATCGTCGTCGCGAACGCCGGCGTCACGAAGGACACCCTCCTCCTGCGCATGACCGAGGACGACTTCGACAGCGTCGTCGCGACGAATCTCGGCGGCGCCTTCCGTGTCGTCAAGCGCGCCTCCAAGGGGATGCTGCGTGCCAGGTGGGGGCGCGTCATCCTCATCTCGAGCGTCGTCGGCCTGTACGGATCGCCCGGGCAGATCAACTACGCGTCGTCGAAGGCCGGGCTCGTCGGATTCGCCCGGTCGCTCACGCGCGAGCTGGGCGGCCGAGGCATCACGGCCAACGTGGTCGCACCGGGTTTCATCGAGACCGACATGACGGCCGCGCTCCCCGACGAGACCCAGGCCGAGTACAAGAGCAACATCCCTGCGGGCCGCTTCGCGACGCCCGACGAGGTGGCCGGAGTCGTGACGTGGATCGCGTCGGACGACGCCGCCTACATCTCGGGCGCCGTCATCCCCGTCGACGGTGGCCTGGGCATGGGGCACTGA
- a CDS encoding DUF4190 domain-containing protein, whose protein sequence is MSDARNDDTRDEGYTPRPDDQPTTPLDPAPPAPPAPPAYGQQPPAYGQDQSPAYGQQYGQQPPAAAQPSYGQQPPAYGQYGTPPAYGQQQYGQAAYPGGAYSAPAYGAYAAPKTNGLAIVSLVSSLVGIFIIPFIGSIVGIITGHMALGQIKRTGENGRGIALAGTIVGYVGLAFAIIGIIVFFAWLSWFTANVGNFQTS, encoded by the coding sequence ATGAGCGATGCGCGCAACGACGACACGCGGGACGAGGGCTACACGCCGCGCCCGGACGACCAGCCGACGACACCTCTCGACCCGGCGCCGCCCGCTCCCCCGGCTCCCCCGGCCTACGGCCAGCAGCCTCCCGCGTACGGGCAGGATCAGAGCCCCGCTTACGGCCAGCAGTACGGACAGCAGCCCCCCGCCGCGGCGCAGCCGTCCTACGGCCAGCAGCCGCCTGCGTACGGCCAGTACGGCACGCCGCCCGCCTACGGGCAGCAGCAGTACGGCCAGGCCGCCTACCCGGGCGGCGCGTACTCGGCTCCCGCCTACGGGGCGTACGCGGCGCCCAAGACCAACGGGCTCGCGATCGTGTCGCTCGTCTCGTCTCTCGTCGGCATCTTCATCATCCCGTTCATCGGATCGATCGTCGGCATCATCACCGGTCACATGGCGCTCGGTCAGATCAAGCGGACCGGCGAGAACGGCCGGGGCATCGCCCTCGCCGGAACCATCGTCGGCTATGTGGGCCTCGCCTTCGCGATCATCGGGATCATCGTCTTCTTCGCATGGTTGAGCTGGTTCACCGCGAACGTGGGGAACTTCCAGACTTCGTAG
- a CDS encoding DUF3099 domain-containing protein, producing the protein MKNSSGAQSATSLPQAPRDEVGARSTRYLITMGIRVACFILMVVITPYSWYTWIFAAGAVFLPYIAVVMANVGEDGRRVRREAPERALPSATPALPREENPRVIRLEEQRPLAASSDDGVPRHPSDLSDPEQGSSA; encoded by the coding sequence GTGAAGAACTCGAGCGGAGCGCAGTCCGCGACGTCGCTTCCGCAGGCGCCGCGTGACGAGGTCGGCGCGCGGTCGACCCGCTACCTCATCACGATGGGCATCCGTGTCGCGTGCTTCATCCTCATGGTCGTGATCACTCCTTACAGCTGGTACACGTGGATCTTCGCGGCGGGCGCCGTCTTCCTCCCCTACATCGCCGTCGTGATGGCGAATGTCGGCGAGGACGGACGCAGGGTCCGTCGCGAGGCTCCCGAGCGTGCGCTTCCGAGCGCCACGCCGGCGCTTCCACGCGAGGAGAATCCGCGGGTGATCCGCCTCGAGGAGCAGCGACCGCTCGCGGCGAGCAGCGACGACGGCGTACCGCGGCATCCGTCCGACCTCTCCGATCCCGAGCAGGGCAGCTCCGCATGA
- a CDS encoding SURF1 family protein: MSVRSRRRDAPAAVRWTVYVAIAIVFAIACAFLSNWQFSRNAQRSEQLALVAANYDSDPVPLADVIPAGASLKPSDEWTPVTLTGTYLADDQLLARNRAHGGTAAYEVLVPFRLDDGRVVLVDRGWVPPGEAQNAPDHVPGPPDGEVTVVVRLRPGEPLPGSGRSAPDGQVPTIHLPTVAGLVDPSAGDALERSAYGVMVSEDPAPAERPEALEAPSDDPGPHLSYAVQWILFAVMGFIFIGYIIRTERAHRREDAEAARNGEPAPVRTKKRRDADADAEDALLDTAGR; the protein is encoded by the coding sequence ATGAGCGTTCGCTCGCGTCGCCGGGATGCCCCGGCCGCCGTCCGCTGGACGGTCTACGTCGCCATCGCGATCGTCTTCGCGATCGCGTGCGCGTTCCTCTCGAACTGGCAGTTCTCGCGCAACGCGCAGCGCTCCGAGCAGCTCGCCCTCGTGGCGGCGAACTACGACTCCGATCCCGTGCCGCTCGCCGACGTCATCCCGGCCGGGGCCTCGCTGAAGCCCTCCGACGAGTGGACTCCCGTGACCCTCACGGGCACGTACCTCGCAGACGACCAGCTGCTCGCGCGCAACCGGGCGCACGGCGGCACGGCCGCGTACGAGGTGCTGGTTCCCTTCCGCCTCGACGATGGGCGGGTCGTGCTGGTAGATCGGGGGTGGGTCCCGCCGGGTGAGGCGCAGAACGCCCCCGACCACGTTCCCGGCCCGCCCGACGGCGAGGTGACCGTCGTCGTGCGCCTCCGTCCGGGAGAGCCGCTCCCGGGCTCGGGTCGCTCCGCGCCCGACGGCCAGGTGCCGACAATCCACCTGCCGACCGTCGCGGGCCTCGTCGATCCTTCCGCCGGCGACGCGCTCGAGCGGAGCGCGTACGGCGTCATGGTGTCGGAGGACCCGGCACCGGCCGAGCGGCCCGAGGCTCTCGAGGCGCCGTCGGATGACCCGGGGCCCCACCTCTCCTACGCGGTGCAGTGGATCCTCTTCGCCGTCATGGGCTTCATCTTCATCGGCTACATCATCCGCACGGAGCGAGCCCACCGGCGGGAGGACGCCGAAGCGGCGCGCAACGGCGAGCCTGCGCCGGTGCGGACGAAGAAGCGCCGGGATGCCGATGCCGACGCCGAGGATGCGCTTCTCGACACCGCGGGGCGGTGA
- a CDS encoding ABC-F family ATP-binding cassette domain-containing protein encodes MLAVHDLEIRVGARVLMSDVSFRVSDGDKIGLVGRNGAGKTTLTKVLAGDVLPSAGSVDRSGELGYLPQDPRSGDPEMLARTRILDARGLGTIAIGMHDASLAMASDDADAAARAMRKYANLTERFEALGGYAAEAEAASIAHNLSLPDRILDQPLKTLSGGQRRRIELARILFSDAQTMILDEPTNHLDADSVVWLREFLKGYKGGLIVISHDVELVGETVNRVFYLDANRQVIDIYNMNWKNYLRQRVADEERRKKERANVEKKASVLQQQAARFGAKASKAAAAHQMVARAEKMLASLDDVRQEERVAKLRFPKPAPCGKTPLMASGLSKSYGSLEIFTDVDLAIDRGSKVVVLGLNGAGKTTLLRILAGVDKPDTGQIEPGHGLKVGYYAQEHENLDVSRSVLDNMMSAAPDITATEARKVLGSFLFTGDDVLKPAGVLSGGEKTRLSLATLVVSSANMLLLDEPTNNLDPASREEILGALAHYEGAVVLVSHDEGAVQALNPERVLILPDGVEDIWGRDYVDLVSLA; translated from the coding sequence GTGCTCGCCGTGCACGACCTCGAGATCCGCGTAGGCGCTCGCGTCCTCATGTCGGACGTCTCGTTCCGCGTCTCGGACGGCGACAAGATCGGCCTCGTGGGCCGCAACGGCGCCGGCAAGACGACCCTGACCAAGGTGCTCGCGGGCGATGTGCTGCCCTCGGCGGGCAGTGTCGATCGCTCAGGCGAGCTCGGCTACCTCCCGCAGGATCCCCGTTCCGGCGACCCCGAGATGCTCGCCCGCACGCGCATCCTCGATGCCCGTGGTCTCGGCACGATCGCGATCGGCATGCACGACGCATCGCTCGCGATGGCATCGGACGACGCGGATGCCGCGGCCCGCGCCATGCGCAAGTACGCCAACCTCACCGAGAGGTTCGAAGCGCTCGGCGGCTACGCGGCAGAGGCGGAAGCGGCATCCATCGCCCACAATCTCTCGCTGCCGGATCGCATTCTCGACCAGCCGCTGAAGACCCTCTCGGGCGGACAGCGCCGGCGCATCGAGCTGGCCCGCATCCTCTTCTCGGATGCGCAGACGATGATCCTCGACGAGCCCACGAACCACCTCGACGCGGACAGCGTCGTATGGCTCCGCGAGTTCCTCAAGGGCTACAAGGGCGGCCTCATCGTCATCTCGCACGACGTCGAGCTCGTCGGCGAGACCGTGAACCGCGTCTTCTACCTCGACGCCAACCGCCAGGTCATCGACATCTACAACATGAACTGGAAGAACTACCTGCGTCAGCGGGTGGCCGACGAGGAGCGCCGCAAGAAGGAGCGCGCGAACGTCGAGAAGAAGGCGAGCGTGCTGCAGCAGCAGGCGGCACGGTTCGGAGCGAAGGCCTCGAAGGCCGCCGCGGCGCACCAGATGGTCGCGCGGGCCGAGAAGATGCTCGCGAGCCTCGACGACGTCCGTCAGGAGGAGCGCGTCGCGAAGCTGCGCTTCCCCAAGCCCGCACCGTGCGGCAAGACCCCGCTCATGGCCTCAGGTCTGTCGAAGTCGTACGGCTCCCTCGAGATCTTCACGGACGTCGATCTCGCGATCGACCGCGGTTCGAAGGTCGTCGTGCTCGGACTCAACGGCGCCGGGAAGACGACCCTGCTCCGCATCCTCGCGGGCGTCGACAAGCCCGACACGGGGCAGATCGAACCCGGCCACGGCCTCAAGGTCGGCTACTACGCCCAGGAGCACGAGAACCTCGACGTCAGCCGCTCGGTGCTCGACAACATGATGTCGGCCGCGCCGGACATCACGGCGACCGAGGCGCGCAAGGTGCTCGGCTCGTTCCTCTTCACGGGGGACGACGTGCTGAAGCCGGCGGGCGTGCTGTCGGGCGGCGAGAAGACGCGACTCTCTCTCGCGACGCTGGTCGTCTCGAGTGCGAACATGCTGCTGCTCGACGAGCCGACGAACAACCTGGACCCCGCATCGCGTGAGGAGATCCTCGGCGCGCTCGCGCACTACGAGGGCGCGGTCGTGCTCGTCTCGCACGACGAGGGTGCGGTCCAGGCCCTCAATCCCGAGCGCGTGCTGATCCTCCCCGACGGCGTCGAGGACATCTGGGGCCGCGACTACGTCGACCTCGTATCACTCGCCTGA
- a CDS encoding biotin transporter BioY: MSAIAASPDRRLVLADLIARPTDRARALAVDAAFVLAGAAVVAVLAQVEIPLWPVPITGQTLGVIVVGAALGAWRGAAALTTYLVLGLAGLPIFAEFTGTIAAVTKPSFGFIVGFIVSAFVAGWFAERAWDRKPLLAFAGFAIASVIPFLFGVPYMAYILNSVLGLDYGFWQVLEVGVLPFILGGFIKAGLAALIIPGAWALVRAADKRKGA, encoded by the coding sequence ATGTCCGCCATCGCCGCATCTCCTGATCGCCGCCTCGTCCTCGCCGACCTCATCGCCCGCCCCACCGATCGCGCCCGCGCGCTTGCGGTCGACGCCGCTTTCGTCCTCGCCGGCGCCGCGGTCGTCGCAGTGCTCGCCCAGGTGGAGATCCCGCTATGGCCCGTGCCGATCACTGGCCAGACCCTCGGCGTCATCGTCGTCGGCGCCGCTCTCGGCGCCTGGCGGGGCGCCGCCGCCCTGACCACCTACCTCGTACTGGGCCTCGCGGGGCTCCCGATCTTCGCCGAGTTCACGGGCACGATCGCCGCGGTGACCAAGCCGAGCTTCGGCTTCATCGTCGGCTTCATCGTCTCGGCGTTCGTGGCCGGCTGGTTCGCCGAGCGCGCGTGGGACCGCAAGCCCCTGCTCGCCTTCGCGGGATTCGCCATCGCGAGCGTGATCCCGTTCCTGTTCGGGGTGCCCTACATGGCCTACATCCTGAACTCGGTGCTCGGCCTGGACTACGGCTTCTGGCAGGTGCTCGAGGTGGGCGTCCTGCCCTTCATCCTGGGCGGCTTCATCAAGGCCGGCCTCGCGGCCCTCATCATCCCCGGCGCGTGGGCCCTCGTCCGCGCAGCCGACAAGCGCAAGGGCGCCTGA